DNA sequence from the Fibrobacter sp. genome:
CGACAACCACCACCAGGAGAAGCCCGCCCATGATCGGGGGAGACTTGGTCTTGCCGTCCTTGTCGAAGTCCGAAGTGGCATCGAGCCCCTGCAGGAGGCGGATGTACTTGGGCATGAAGAAGAGTACGAGGATGATAGATAGCATGGCGGCCGCGCCTGCGCGGAAAAGACGGCCATCAAAAAGGTCCATGCTGGTAATGTGGTAAAGCCAATGACAGAGCATAGTGGTCAGCAATATGGGCCGACTTTGTCATTTGGTGCCGCTGAACTATTTGGCAGGAGCTGTTGTGTCATCCTGAGCGGGGAACCAAAGGTTCGAAGTCGGGGGTATAGATAAAAATTACATCAACGAACAGGAAAAAAGGTGAATGCGAGGGGACGCAAAGCAAGAGGGACGTTAAAAAAATAGTTTTTTGTAGCGTCTTTGGCTTGTTGGGGCCGAAATTTCTACATTATGGAACATGAGTGAACTGCGTATCGATTGCCCACACTGTGGATCGACTTTTAACGTGATGCTGGACGGCGAACCCTCGTCCATGATGGTCTTTGCCTGTGCGAAGTGCAAGACTCCGCTGATGCATTGTGCGGGCGTGACCTCGGAACTCGATCGGGACGAATTCACGAAATTGCGCGAACGCCTGAACCGTGTGCTGAATGCGGTCATGAAGCGCGACGGCGAAGTGAGCGAGGTTGCCGCCTCCTTGAAAAAGCTCGTGGAAGAATCAAACGCCCGTGCCGAAGAACGCGGCTCCGAATCTACGCATGCCATATCCGACGAAGCGCTTGCCGAACTGCAGAAGGGGCTTGCGGAAATGGATGTGGACAGTTTCTTGGAAAACCTTTAGGCCGGGACAGCGCTGGAGCGATTAATGCTTGAATTTTTTATAGCAGCCCTCGTGGTGGCTTTGGCTCCCGGGCCGGACAACCTGTTCGTGCTCGCCCAGAGTGCGACCCATGGCGCGAAGGTTGGCTTTTGTGTGATTTGCGGGCTCTGTACCGGAATCGTCATCCAGGTTTGCCTGCTGATTCTCGGCGTGTCGGCCCTGATTGCGGCTAGCCCGGTTGCGTTCTTTGTTCTGCAATGTCTCGGTGCCGCCTATCTGCTTTATCTGGCGTACAAGAGTTTCCAGGTCCGCGCCGGCGTCGTGAAACTGGATGCGGGCAACGCTGCCGAGGATAATGCTGCCGGGGAAGGTGCGGGCCTGTCGTTTCGCAAGCTCTACCCGCGTGGCATCATCATGAACTTGACGAACCCGAAGGCCGTCCTTTTTGCGCTTTCGTTCATTCCGCCGGCAGTCGATTTGAAACGCGACATGGCCCCGACGCTCCAGATGGCGGTTCTCGGCGTGGAATTCATCGTGGCGACCTTCATCGTGTTCGGCTCCATCGCGCTTCTCGCGGGCGCCGTGAAGAAGTTCCTGCTCAATAGCCCGAAGGCGAACCGCAACCTCAACTGGTTCAGCGGCTGCGTATTCGTGCTGCTTGCTTTCGCTCTGTTCTTTGTCTGAAGTCACCCTGAGGACGCTCAGGGTCGGCTTATAGTTGTTTTTCAATCAGTCCCAAAATCTTCTCGATGGCGATTTCGGGCGCTTCGCAGGTGTCGCCGCCAGCGGCACGGGTGTGGCCGCCTCCGCCGAATACGCGGGCGATGGCGTTCACGTCCACCACGTAGTTGCTGCGCAGGCTTATTTTGTACTTGCCGTTCACGGGGTACAGGAACAGGGCCACTTCGGTGCCGCCGACCTCGCGGATGGTGTCGATGACGTTGGAAAGTTCAACCGGCGAGACGTCGAAACGAGCCATGTCTTCGGGGGTGATGTGGGCGTAGACCACTTTACCCCCGAGCCCGAGCTTGCAGTTTTGCATCACGAAGCCGGTCACGAGAGTTTGTTTGTAAGTGCGCGTGTAGTAGGTCTCGTTCACGATTTTTGCGAAGTCGATTCCCTTCTCGATTAAGTCGCCCACGACTTGCATGGTGCGCTTGCCCGTGCTGCTGAATTTGAATGCGCCCGTGTCGTGCACGATTCCGAGATACAGCGAATTGGCGGTCTCTCGGCTCACCTTCGCTTTGTCGAGGTTTACGTAAAGGACTTCGCATGCGGAACTCGCCTCGGGCTCCACGAGGTTCGCTGTGCACAAGTTGAGCGGGTTAGAAATGTGGTGGTCGACGTTTATCGTCTTCTTGGCGGAGCGCAGGCATTCCGCTCCGTTCGCGCCCACGCGCTCGAAACTCGGCGTATCCATGAGGAACACGAGGTCGTAGGGCTTTCCGCCGTTGCTTTCCGCTGTCCATGCTTCACGGGCTTCGCTTGCCCCGCGCAGAATCTTGTAGCTTTCGGGGAACTTTTCGAGGAACAGGTCCGCACGGATTTCAGGAAAGTTGTCTTGGATGTAGTTGAAGATGGCCGTGGTGCTCCCAACGCAGTCGCCGTCGGGGCGGACGTGTCCAAAAATCGCTACGGTCTTGGCTTCGCTCAAAAATTCGTCGATAATCATGCGGTTTTCCTTTTTTTACCTCAATTTAGCAACATTTCCTCTGAAAACACCCTTTTTTCGCCTTTTTTCTCTCGTCTCTCGTCTCTCGTCTCTCGTCTAATATCTATATTTTCCGCCAAATTGCATTTTTGCCTGGGTCCTGTGACCAGATTCGCCAATTCCACTGGTGCAAGAGCAGAGAAACTCGGACAAAAACATGTAATGAAACAACAATCAAAAAAAAGGAATGGCTATAATGGCTACTATCACTAAGGAAAAAGCTGCAGAACTCACCGCCAAGTTTGGTGCAAACGAAAAGGATACCGGAAACGTCCGCGTCCAGATCGCAATCCTCACTGAAAAGATCAAGAACCTGACGGAACACATCAAGAGCCACAAGAAGGATTTCCACTCCCTCCGCGGTCTGTCTGCCATGGTTGCCAAGCGCCGCAACCTCCTCAAGTACTACGGTGAACAGGATATTCTTGCTCAGCGTGCTCTCATCAAGGAACTCGGTCTCCGCGGCTAATTCTGCGGACTGGAGATAATCTATGTCTATTGACGCATACAAAGCCAAGTACGGCAAGATGCTCGACCCCAAGGAAGTGTCCGTGACGCTTCCCGACGGCCGTGTCATCACGTTCGAAACTGGCCGTATCGCCAAGCAGGCTCGTGGTGCAGCCGTCGCCAAGATGGGCGACGCCTTTGTGCTTTCCACGGTTTGCTACGGCGAAGAAAAAGAAGGCGATTTCTTCCCGCTCACGGTTGAATATCGCGAAAAGGCCTACGCTGCTGGTCGCCTCCCGGGTGGCTACAACAAGCGCGAAGCCGGACGTCCGTCCGACGAAGAAACGCTTTCTGCCCGTATCATCGACCGCCCGATTCGCCCGATGTTCCCCGAGAACTTCACTCGCGAAGTCCAGGTTATCGTGCAGGTTCTTTCTGCTGACCGCAAGTTCGCACCCGACGTGCTCGGCGTGTCTGCGGCCTCCCTCTCCATCGGTCTTTCCGAACTGCCCTTCGAACAGCAGGTTGCCGCCGTGCGCGTTGCCGTGGTCGATGGACAGAACATCGTTATGCCCACCTACGAACAGATGGCCTGCGCCGATCTGGACCTGGTGGTCGCCGGTACCGAAGATTCCGTCTGCATGGTGGAAGGCGGTGCTTACGAAGTTTCCGAAGACACGATGATCAATGCTATTCTCGCTGGTCACGAAGCTATCAAGGCTATGTGCAAGGCCCAACAGGAACTGGTGGACCGCTGCGCCAAGCCGAAGATGGAGCTCAAGCCGCAGCATGTCGGCGAAGCCCACGAAAAGCTTCTCGCCACGGTTAAGGAAGTGGTCTGGGACGAACTGAACAAGGACGTCCACTCCAACATGGTGAAGACCGACTTCTATCCGGCTATGGCAGACCTCTGCGCCAAGATGCTCGAAGATGAACGCATTCTCGCTATCGTCGGCAAGGACGAAGAACAGGATGCCGCTCTCGTTGCCGATGCAAAGGCAATCTTCAGCGACTATGAACGCACTGCCATGCGCGAAATGATTCTTAACGAAGACGTTCGTCTCGACGGCCGTCTTACGACCGAAGTCCGCCCGATCGAAATCGAACTCG
Encoded proteins:
- a CDS encoding bifunctional oligoribonuclease/PAP phosphatase NrnA, with the translated sequence MIIDEFLSEAKTVAIFGHVRPDGDCVGSTTAIFNYIQDNFPEIRADLFLEKFPESYKILRGASEAREAWTAESNGGKPYDLVFLMDTPSFERVGANGAECLRSAKKTINVDHHISNPLNLCTANLVEPEASSACEVLYVNLDKAKVSRETANSLYLGIVHDTGAFKFSSTGKRTMQVVGDLIEKGIDFAKIVNETYYTRTYKQTLVTGFVMQNCKLGLGGKVVYAHITPEDMARFDVSPVELSNVIDTIREVGGTEVALFLYPVNGKYKISLRSNYVVDVNAIARVFGGGGHTRAAGGDTCEAPEIAIEKILGLIEKQL
- the rpsO gene encoding 30S ribosomal protein S15 translates to MATITKEKAAELTAKFGANEKDTGNVRVQIAILTEKIKNLTEHIKSHKKDFHSLRGLSAMVAKRRNLLKYYGEQDILAQRALIKELGLRG
- a CDS encoding LysE family translocator, whose amino-acid sequence is MLEFFIAALVVALAPGPDNLFVLAQSATHGAKVGFCVICGLCTGIVIQVCLLILGVSALIAASPVAFFVLQCLGAAYLLYLAYKSFQVRAGVVKLDAGNAAEDNAAGEGAGLSFRKLYPRGIIMNLTNPKAVLFALSFIPPAVDLKRDMAPTLQMAVLGVEFIVATFIVFGSIALLAGAVKKFLLNSPKANRNLNWFSGCVFVLLAFALFFV